The stretch of DNA ATGGGCTAAAGCCGGTCATGAGCTGGCCGGTGAAGAAGGGTGAGGGCTATTCATCTTTGGCCGGTGTCTGCCTGGCTAGCGATTCCATTTCCTTATCTATATAATAAAGGCCCATTCCCTCAAGGCCGATAAGTTTAATCTTATCTATTAGATGAATAAAGACGGTTTCGCTTTCCCGCTGCTCATCCACAAAAAACTGGAGAAAGTTATAGGTGGCATAGTCTTTTTCTGCATTAGCCAGTTCAGCCAGCCGGTGAATGGCACGGGTAACTTTCTGCTCTCCGGCAAGGGCTTTTCTGCACACATCCAATATAGATTCATATTCCAGCTCGGGCTGGTCAACAGCCGGAGCTATGGCATGTCCTTCCAGATCGTTGATATACCGGAAAATTTTCAGCATGTGCTCCCGCTCATCATCAGATTGCGCATAGAAAAACTCTGCTGCGCCTGTAAGGCTTTTCTCTTCGCACCAGGAAGCCATAGCCAAATAATTAAATGAAGCTTCTGCCTCCAGCTTTATCTGAGCATTGAGCGCTTTTTCCAGCTTTTTGGAAATCATAGGTCTGCAAATTTTTAATGAGGATAAAGGACAAACATACTAAAAGCGAGCGGAATGGCGAAACAATTGCAGGCAGCAGACTCTCTGTGCCGGGCCCTGCCTGGTTGCTGATAGTTCCCTTCTGGCGACACCCCTGCAGAGGGAATACATCAGAATTCTCCTCTGTGAGAAGATTTTTCTGCCGGCAGGTATTCCACTGTGCGCATTCTGCGTACCGGCTGCTGATAGAGGCTCATCAGTTGTAAAAATTCTTTGGGCAATTGGGTATTTACTTTTAATCCCAATGCCTTTGCCTTGTCCGGAGTGATGGGATAGTCATGTGTCCATTCTCCGCGAGTAAGCAGTTCGGAAAGCTTCCGGGCCTGCTCCTGTCCATAGTTTTTCGTCAAGATTTCCACCAGGGCCTCCTGCATCTGCGCAATGGCTTTCTGAGCTATGTCTGCATAAATAATTGTTTTGTCGTCAATCTCATTGATATTTTTTTTCTCCAGCAAGGCCTTCAGTGAAGGAGCCGGAAATTCACCCAACTGAGGGTCAACCGGACCAAGCACGGCATTTTCACTCATCAAAATCTCATCAGCGGCAAGGGCGATAAGTGTGCCACCGCTCATAGCATAGTGTGGCACAATAACGCGCACTTTCCCTTTTCTTCTTGTTATTGCCCGTGCAATCTGCAGGGCAGCCAGAGCAAGCCCCCCGGGAGTGTGAATCACTAAGTCAATATCCTCATCCGGGCTGGTAGCTTCCAGTGCCCGCAAAACCTCTTCGCTGTCTTCCATGCTGATGAATCGCATCACCGGGAAACCCAGCAGGCTCATAGATTCCTGACGGTGTACGATAGTAATCACCCTGGACTTTCTGAGTTTTTCAATATTGGCTATCAGACGCAATCTGGCTGACTCTATCAGCTTTTGCCGCAGTATAGGCTGCAGGGAAACTATCATCAGAAAAATCCAGAACAGGTTTCCAATTCCAGGTGAGTCCATAGGTTTTAATTTAAATACTTTTTGAAATATTCATCTTCATAAAATCTGTATTTCCCTTTGCGAACAAAGAATTTGTACAACACCATCCCTGCTACAAAACCCCCAATATGTGCCCAGAAAGCAATGCCCCCGACCTGCCCCTGAAACAGAAGGAAAGAAAACGTGCCGCTGATAAGCTGACCGACAAACCAGAATAACAGATAAATGAAAGCAGACAACTCTACAAAATAGGGGAAAAAGAAAATGGGCACCCAGAATATGATTTTGCTGCTAGGGAACAGCAGCATGTAGGCGCCCATCACTCCGGAAATGGCTCCGGAGGCACCAATGGCAGGCAGCGTGGAATGGATATTAGTATAGTAATGGGTAACGCTGGCCAAAATGCCGCACAGCAGATAGAAGAGCAAAAAGTTTCGCCTGCCCATGTTGTCTTCCACATTATCTCCGAAAATATAAAGAGTCCACATATTGCCAAGAAAGTGGCCCCATCCGCCATGCAGAAACATATTCGTCACGAATGGCCATAACGTGTCCGTTCGCAGGCCCGCAATTTCAGCCCATGCCGGATGGCTATACCTGGCAGGTACAAGCCCCAGCAAATAAAAAAGCGCTTCAGCTTCTTCCCTACTCAGGGAGAGTTCAAGCATAAAAACCAAAGCATTGATGACGATGAGTATCCACGTAATTAACGGGAATGAATGAGAGGGGATGGTATCTTTCAGAGGCAGCATAATTGCTCTTTTACATAGTTCTTAAGCCCGCTGCAATATTGTGTTTTTTGTAAGAATACAAAAGTCTCCTTTTTACCAGAGCAGTATTTTAACTCTACGTGGGCAATGCATACCTTTTTTTTACCGAACAGCATCCGTTGCACCGATATTCAGCTATCCCTCTGAGGGGGAGTGGTTTCAATCTTCTGTACCTTCGGACAATCGCATTTCTTGGAGGTAGCACAGGAAGATAACAGGGCTGCTGAGAGATAAACGATAGCGGCAATAACAAGGAGTTTTTTCATTTTACTTATCCTTTGATCACTGGTAGTCATAACGCAATTCATAGCACAAACGGATATGTTGTTGGTAAATTTACCAGCTTCACTGAAAAAAGTTTTAACCGTTGAGAAGAATACTGGTAGCTCCGTTAGATTGGGGATTAGGACATGCGACACGCTGCATGCCGGTTATCCGGGAAATACAGGCACTGGGGCATGTACCGGTAATTGCTGCCGATGGCGAAGCGTTTAACCTGTTAAAGGATGCATTTCCGACAACAGAAATCATACATCTGCGCGGCTACCGGCCGGTGTACCCTGATGACAGGGGCAATATGGTATGGACAATGCTGTGGCAAAGCCCCGCTTTTATCCAGCGTATATTTCGTGAGCACCAGGCTCTTCAGACACTGATACAAAAATGTGCCTTGGATGCAGTGATTTCCGATAATCGCTATGGATTATGGAGCAACAAGGTGCCCTCGGTTATTATTACCCATCAGCTTTTTATTAAAATGCCCGCCTTTGTCAAGTGGATGGAAAGGCCTGTGCGACAGCTTAATCGCTTTTTCATTGAACAGTTTGACGAATGTTGGGTACCCGATTTTGCAGATGAAGAGAACCTCAGCGGTGCGCTATCACACGGTCAGCGATTACCCTGCAATACAAGGTTTATCGGTCCTCTGTCGCGATTTGCAGATATTCAGGATGATGATGCGCCACACCATGTTCCGGATTTGCTGATTGTCTTGTCCGGGCCTGAGCCCCAGCGTAGCCTGCTTGAAAAGGAAATCATTCCGGAGGCGGCCTCTACCGGGCTTAACACACTAATCATCCGCGGCATACCTGGCAAGCAAGAGCGTTCACAAATAAATGACCGCATCTTTTGTGTATGCAACATGGACTCCACCCAAATGTTCAAGACGCTGAAACGGGCAAAATTTATCGTAAGCAGGCCTGGCTACACCACTATAATGGACCTTGCTGCCTTAGGTAAGAAGGCCATTTTTATCCCCACGCCTGGCCAAACCGAGCAGGAATACCTGGCATGGCGGGCTGAACACACCCATGTGGGTGTAGTGCAGCGCCAGGGAAATATCCATCTGCAAACAGCCTTAGAAAAACTAAAGAGTATAGGCAGCGCTCCCCCACCGGCTCAAAGTCTGGAGTATAAAAGTGCGATCGCCCGGTTTATAGACTCTTTGACTAGATGAGATTAGTTTTCCGCTTTAAATTGCGCCAGAGCTTTTTTCCCTTCCTGAATAAAATCTTCCGGAGCACGTCCACCCAATATCCGATAACGGACATTACCCTGTTGATCCAGATAGAGAAAAGTGGGATAAGCTGTCACCCGGTATTTGCGGGCAAATTCGGGACCCTCTCCTTTTTCCATGTCAAACTTATAATTGACAAAATGTTTATTGTAAAACATCCCCACGTCTTCACGGGTAAATACATTTTTTTCCATCCATCGACAGGGACCGCACCACACCGCATAGGCATCAACAAAAATGGGCTTACCCTCTTTTCTGGATTCCTGCAGTACCTCCTCCCAGCTACCTTTGAAGAAATGAATACCCGACTCCTGTGCCGAAATATCATACGGCATAAATAGCCACACACCGCCTATCCCCAAAAGAATCACAATTTGCAAAAGGTTAATCCCAAAGCGGATATAGCTCCAGCTCAATTTCTTCACGAAAGAAAAAACGTGTGGTTTTTTCAAAGGATTCGGTAAGGTCTGATACATAAAATTTATTTTTTTCTGTTTTCTTCTGGCTTAGCAGTCCATTTTTAGCAAGAACCGTTCCAACTTCCTCTCCGATAAAATCTGTAGAATCAAATACGCGTATAGAGTCTCCGCAAAGCCTGTGTATTACAGGGCGGATAAGCGGATAATGCGTACAGGCCAGAATCAGAGTGTCAATACCCTGAAGCTGCTTATCAGCAAGGTAAGTACAAATGACCACCTCGCTGATTTGGTTGTTAAAGAATCCCGCTTCAATCATCGGTGCCAGCAAGGGGGTCTCCAGGGCAGAAGTGCGCAAATCGGACCGTAATGCCCGGAGCCTCCGGGTGTAAATACCCGACCGGATAGTACGCTGCGTGCCTATGATACCCACATGGGCAACATCGCGCATGGCCGATATTCCTTGTATGACCGGGTCAATAACATTAATAAAATGCACCTGGGTGCCAAAACGGTTGACTAAATGCGCATAAGCAGCTGCAGAAGCCGAATTGCAGGCAATGATAATGAGCTTACAGCCTTTTTCAATAAGTAAACGGGTTATGCCTTCAGCATAATGGCAGATCAGCGCTTCTGACTTTTCACCATAAGGCAGATGAGCTGTATCTCCGAAATAGATGATGCGCTCATGCGGTAAATGTCTGACAACGGTTTCTGCAATGGTAAGACCTCCAATGCCGGAATCAAATATGCCAATAGGTGCATTTGCAGAAAGCGTCAGCAAGGCATGGAGATTATTTTGCTGAAATGCCGAGTT from Chitinophagales bacterium encodes:
- the ftnA gene encoding ferritin, which gives rise to MISKKLEKALNAQIKLEAEASFNYLAMASWCEEKSLTGAAEFFYAQSDDEREHMLKIFRYINDLEGHAIAPAVDQPELEYESILDVCRKALAGEQKVTRAIHRLAELANAEKDYATYNFLQFFVDEQRESETVFIHLIDKIKLIGLEGMGLYYIDKEMESLARQTPAKDE
- a CDS encoding serine protease, with the translated sequence MDSPGIGNLFWIFLMIVSLQPILRQKLIESARLRLIANIEKLRKSRVITIVHRQESMSLLGFPVMRFISMEDSEEVLRALEATSPDEDIDLVIHTPGGLALAALQIARAITRRKGKVRVIVPHYAMSGGTLIALAADEILMSENAVLGPVDPQLGEFPAPSLKALLEKKNINEIDDKTIIYADIAQKAIAQMQEALVEILTKNYGQEQARKLSELLTRGEWTHDYPITPDKAKALGLKVNTQLPKEFLQLMSLYQQPVRRMRTVEYLPAEKSSHRGEF
- a CDS encoding rhomboid family intramembrane serine protease: MLPLKDTIPSHSFPLITWILIVINALVFMLELSLSREEAEALFYLLGLVPARYSHPAWAEIAGLRTDTLWPFVTNMFLHGGWGHFLGNMWTLYIFGDNVEDNMGRRNFLLFYLLCGILASVTHYYTNIHSTLPAIGASGAISGVMGAYMLLFPSSKIIFWVPIFFFPYFVELSAFIYLLFWFVGQLISGTFSFLLFQGQVGGIAFWAHIGGFVAGMVLYKFFVRKGKYRFYEDEYFKKYLN
- a CDS encoding glycosyl transferase, with the translated sequence MRRILVAPLDWGLGHATRCMPVIREIQALGHVPVIAADGEAFNLLKDAFPTTEIIHLRGYRPVYPDDRGNMVWTMLWQSPAFIQRIFREHQALQTLIQKCALDAVISDNRYGLWSNKVPSVIITHQLFIKMPAFVKWMERPVRQLNRFFIEQFDECWVPDFADEENLSGALSHGQRLPCNTRFIGPLSRFADIQDDDAPHHVPDLLIVLSGPEPQRSLLEKEIIPEAASTGLNTLIIRGIPGKQERSQINDRIFCVCNMDSTQMFKTLKRAKFIVSRPGYTTIMDLAALGKKAIFIPTPGQTEQEYLAWRAEHTHVGVVQRQGNIHLQTALEKLKSIGSAPPPAQSLEYKSAIARFIDSLTR
- the murI gene encoding glutamate racemase — encoded protein: MLTLSANAPIGIFDSGIGGLTIAETVVRHLPHERIIYFGDTAHLPYGEKSEALICHYAEGITRLLIEKGCKLIIIACNSASAAAYAHLVNRFGTQVHFINVIDPVIQGISAMRDVAHVGIIGTQRTIRSGIYTRRLRALRSDLRTSALETPLLAPMIEAGFFNNQISEVVICTYLADKQLQGIDTLILACTHYPLIRPVIHRLCGDSIRVFDSTDFIGEEVGTVLAKNGLLSQKKTEKNKFYVSDLTESFEKTTRFFFREEIELELYPLWD